Genomic window (Vibrio gallicus):
ACTACCCGTCAAGTTATCTCAGTAAATGGAGGACTAATATGAGTCGTCGAGTTGTCGTTACAGGCATGTCAGGTGTGACCGCCTTTGGTAACGATTGGAGTGCGATTGAGCCGCGTCTGCGCGCCTGTGAAAATGCCACTCAGTACATGACAAGCTATGAGCAATATGATGGCCTGAATACCAAGCTTGCCGCTCCCATAAACGACTTTGAATTGCCTAAGCACTATAAGCGCAAGCAAGTACGAGGTATGGGACGAGTATCGCGCTTAGCAACGGTTGCTACCGAGAACGCCCTTATTGATGCTAATCTGTTAGGTCATGAAGTATTAACTGGTGGCCGCACCGGTATCGCTTACGGTTCTTCAACCGGCAGTACCGATGCTATTGGCGCATTTGGGGTGATGCTCAACGAAAAGTCTACCCGTGCTATCACCGCCACCACCTACGTACAAATGATGCCACATACCGCAGCGGTTAATGTTGGATTATTTTTCGGCTTAAAGGGGCGAGTGATCCCAACCAGCAGTGCTTGCACCTCTGGTAGCCAAGCTATCGGCTACGCCTTTGAAGCAATTAAGCACGGTTATCAAACCGTGATGGTTGCGGGCGGCGGAGAAGAGCTTTGTCCCACTGAGTCGGCAGTGTTTGATACCTTATTTGCCACTAGCTTAAAGAACGATACACCTAAGTTGAGCCCTCGCCCTTACGACTCAGATCGCGACGGTTTGGTCATTGGTGAAGGCGCTGGCACCTTGATTTTAGAAGAGTACGAGCATGCCGTTGCTCGTGGCGCCAAGATCTATGCTGAGGTGATTGGGTTTGCCAGCAACTGTGATGCGGCGCATGTCACCCAACCTCAAGCCGATACCATGCAAATCTGCATGGAGATGGCGATTGAAAATGCGGGCATTACAGCCGATAAAATAGATTATGTCTCAGCGCACGGCACCGCAACTGAGCGTGGCGATATTGCCGAGAGCAATGCCACTGCCAATGCACTGGGCAAGGTGCCAATTAGCTCACTAAAAAGCTATTTTGGGCATACGTTAGGTGCTTGCGGAGCAGTTGAAGCTTGGCTTAGTCTTGAGATGATGCACCAAGGCTGGTTTAACCCTACTCTCAATCTAGACAATTTAGATGAACGATGTGGTGATCTCGATTACATCACCGGAAGTGGTCGTGAGATCGAGGTTAACTACCTAATGAGCAATAACTTTGCCTTCGGCGGTATTAACACCTCAATTATTTTCAAAAAGCTTTAAGCCGTTTGCTACCAGCTTAAAAAATAAATCCCGGAATTTACTACGTAAATATCCGGGATTAGCCTAACTAAGCAGCTCTTTTGGCTATTCTTCAGAAAGAATCACAGCACCATCTGGCGATAGACGAATGCCTTTCACATCCTTTGCTTTAGCAAACAATTGATTTGGCGTTGTTAACCAAACTGCCGCAGCGTCTTCCCATACTGTATGTTGGATCTGCTGATAGATGTCTGTTTTCTGTTGCTTATCTAGTGTTATTTGTCCCTGCTCAAATAGCTGATCCAGTTTTGGATTGCTATATGAGGTGAAATTGATCTCAGCGCCTGTTTGGAACAGAGGTCTCATTGACCAATCCGCAGTTGCCGAAGATGCAGACCAACTCGCTTGTAGTATTACCGCGGGCGTATTACCGCTGTTATTTATGTTTCCAAGAGCCGCATAATGGCTTGCCACATCTCGTTGAACAATCTTAGCTTTTATCCCAACCAAAGATAATTGCTGTTGGATAAATTGAGCCGAGCGAGAATCAATCGTATTACTCTTTGACCAAATCTGCACATCGAACCCATTTGGATAACCCGCTTCACTGAGCAATTGTTTTGCTTTGTCCACATCATAATCAAATGGCGTTTGTGCCTGATAGGTCTCAATTTTACTTGGGATAATAGAGTGCATTTTATTCGCCTCTCCCCCATAAATAACCTTGATGTAGGCGTCACGGTCGATAGCATAGCTTAATGCACGACGTACCTTTACCTTGCCAAGAATAGGGTTTTTGACGTTAAATCCATAATAACTTGCAATAGTCGACGGCGTTGATACGACGGTTAATTTATTGTCCGCCACTACGACCGGTTTTTGGGTATTTGGCAGCTGTAACATGACCTGCGCTTGGCCACTTTTTAGCATTGCTAAGCGAGAGCCTGCTTCTGGTACCGTTCTGAATTCAACTTGCTTTATACTCGGCTCGCC
Coding sequences:
- a CDS encoding ABC transporter substrate-binding protein, translating into MQRKLLTLIMATGLSFNAMAANDTLVIATSSTVQTVNPHLATVTQDYSIANALYESLFRFDKDMNIVPDLALDYTISDEGKVYTINLRQQVKFTDGTPFNAQAVKFNFEYEIQNKLKHASLLSSVKSIEAVSDDTLVITLNQGSNNFINNLAHPSQGIISPKALEKYGKDINKLSAGTGRYQLAAWQHGSKVTLKANPNYWGGEPSIKQVEFRTVPEAGSRLAMLKSGQAQVMLQLPNTQKPVVVADNKLTVVSTPSTIASYYGFNVKNPILGKVKVRRALSYAIDRDAYIKVIYGGEANKMHSIIPSKIETYQAQTPFDYDVDKAKQLLSEAGYPNGFDVQIWSKSNTIDSRSAQFIQQQLSLVGIKAKIVQRDVASHYAALGNINNSGNTPAVILQASWSASSATADWSMRPLFQTGAEINFTSYSNPKLDQLFEQGQITLDKQQKTDIYQQIQHTVWEDAAAVWLTTPNQLFAKAKDVKGIRLSPDGAVILSEE
- a CDS encoding beta-ketoacyl-ACP synthase, coding for MSRRVVVTGMSGVTAFGNDWSAIEPRLRACENATQYMTSYEQYDGLNTKLAAPINDFELPKHYKRKQVRGMGRVSRLATVATENALIDANLLGHEVLTGGRTGIAYGSSTGSTDAIGAFGVMLNEKSTRAITATTYVQMMPHTAAVNVGLFFGLKGRVIPTSSACTSGSQAIGYAFEAIKHGYQTVMVAGGGEELCPTESAVFDTLFATSLKNDTPKLSPRPYDSDRDGLVIGEGAGTLILEEYEHAVARGAKIYAEVIGFASNCDAAHVTQPQADTMQICMEMAIENAGITADKIDYVSAHGTATERGDIAESNATANALGKVPISSLKSYFGHTLGACGAVEAWLSLEMMHQGWFNPTLNLDNLDERCGDLDYITGSGREIEVNYLMSNNFAFGGINTSIIFKKL